From the Lathyrus oleraceus cultivar Zhongwan6 chromosome 4, CAAS_Psat_ZW6_1.0, whole genome shotgun sequence genome, one window contains:
- the LOC127075895 gene encoding cell division protein FtsY homolog, chloroplastic: MAATASASFSRFSVISKPPSQPQFFLFSYPNRTETTATRFRCSAGQTGLFSKLGRLLKEKAKSDVEKLFSGFSKTRNNLSVIDELLLYWNLSDTDRVLDELEEALLVSDFGPKITIKIVENLREDILSGKLKSGSEIKEALKKNVLDLLSNKGSKTELKLGFRKPAVIMIIGVNGGGKTTSLGKLAYRLKNGGAKILLAAGDTFRAAASDQLEIWAERTGCEIVVAETEKAKASAVLSKAVKRGKELGYDIVLCDTSGRLHTNYRLMEELISCKKAVAKVVAGAPNEILLVLDGTTGLNMLPQAREFNEVVGVTGLILTKLDGSARGGCVVSVVDELGIPVKFVGVGEGVEDLQPFDAEAFVNAIFM, translated from the exons ATGGCTGCAACTGCTTCTGCCTCATTCTCTCGCTTCTCTGTCATCTCAAAACCACCTTCCCAACCGCAATTCTTCCTCTTCAGCTACCCTAATCGAACCGAAACAACCGCAACCCGGTTCAGATGTTCCGCCGGTCAGACCGGGTTATTCTCGAAACTAGGCCGGTTGCTAAAGGAGAAAGCGAAGAGCGACGTAGAGAAGTTATTCTCCGGTTTCTCCAAGACTCGCAACAACCTCTCCGTCATTGACGAGCTTCTCCTCTACTGGAATCTCTCTGACACTGATCGAGTCCTCGATGAACTCGAAGAG GCTCTTTTAGTGTCTGATTTTGGTCCAAAAATTACTATAAAGATAGTGGAGAATTTGCGTGAGGATATACTTTCAGGGAAGCTTAAATCAGGGAGTGAGATAAAG GAAGCACTGAAGAAGAATGTTTTGGATTTGTTAAGCAACAAGGGAAGTAAAACTGAACTTAAACTTGGATTCAG GAAACCAGCCGTAATAATGATAATTGGTGTTAATGGTGGTGGGAAGACAACATCTTTGG GAAAGCTGGCTTATAGATTGAAGAATGGAGGTGCTAAG ATATTGTTGGCAGCTGGTGATACATTTAGAGCAGCTGCTAGTGATCAGCTAGAGATATGGGCTGAAAGGACCGGGTGTGAGATCGTTGTGGCTGAAACTGAGAAAGCCAAAGCATCAGCAG TGCTTTCAAAGGCTGTAAAAAGAGGAAAAGAGCTAGGTTATGATATTGTATTATGTGATACGTCTGGAC GTTTACACACCAATTACAGGCTAATGGAAGAGTTGATTTCTTGTAAAAAGGCTGTTGCTAAAGTAGTTGCTGGTGCACCCAAT GAGATCCTACTGGTTCTGGATGGGACTACTGGTTTGAATATGTTGCCACAGGCCAGAGAATTCAATGAA GTTGTGGGTGTAACTGGTTTAATATTGACCAAACTGGATGGTTCTGCAAGAGGTGGCTGTGTG GTCAGCGTGGTTGATGAACTCGGAATCCCTGTAAAATTTGTGGGTGTTGGTGAAGGTGTTGAAGACCTTCAACCCTTTGATGCAGAAGCATTTGTCAATGCCATTTTTATGTAG